From a region of the Daphnia magna isolate NIES linkage group LG1, ASM2063170v1.1, whole genome shotgun sequence genome:
- the LOC116931416 gene encoding calcium-activated chloride channel regulator 4A isoform X2, with amino-acid sequence MIRRASSVLYRATKKRAYFKDVRILVPESWSNVRSNLSTWETYSEADVRVAPPASAHGNKPYTIQSGGCGQPGEYIHFTPDYLRTLTDPNTAVFGPPEKVFVHEWSHLRYGVFDEYGHQNDKKYPLFYKPPNSEEIQPNLCTNKPPIFTTMDVVTQGPCRIDPTTGVYDNNCVYNLQPKFLPDSSLMSNYSIDSVVDFCEDDQDLAHVFTAPNKHNAMCGSYSVWTVITRHPDFAMNNNPPSDVLFLEPTFQIVRSTGSRFVLVADTSGSMNDYNRIVRLYESSRRWIKYDISDGSQLGMVQFATKAKIISSMVEIKGDASREALIARLPVNAVGGTCIGCGLQKALELLRPGGPGGVILLLTDGEETDRPFIYEVLSEVVRSGARVVSIAFGRSAEDKIEELADKTNGKSYFIDDNDSSQGLNDAFVGSLTYQPAVSTDQIVVLLFKRQYQNVTGGIINENFSVDSTVGRNFVFRIDYTQKNYLRSFSLKSPSGTVYTQLVYDDVVKVAMLKLSEAEVGKWDFTLTVSSSTVDALAVHVTSQTRSTTTAPITTECYVPAGNTLNNTNASPVRILAKVMQDANPVVRAKVKAHIEMPSGPSQIFELFDNGASADTVADDGIYSRYFVGATSGGRYTVECEVWDDGSAYVNDGTFVRNRKKRSATPKMTGSFTRMASGGSFKIAQSVPVDADIYPPSRITDLFVVEVQTNPGHTATIQFTAPGEDLDSGTAASYEIRYSPVFDDLRGTNFGSANNSTLVQQEHVVNGSLQPMVSGSRQTITFVMTMKNEETRTYYIALRAIDRSGQVALPSNIVSAQFPLDEPASGLSTKAIIGIIVGSLLGVLLIAAIAYLIHKKKYLSYEAADTRSKT; translated from the exons ATGATACGTAGGGCCTCGAGTGTTTTGTACCGAGCTACGAAGAAACGAGCCTATTTCAAAGATGTTCGTATCCTCGTACCCGAATCTTGGAGCAACGTTCGATCTAATCTCAGCACATGGGAGACGTACTCC GAGGCTGATGTGCGAGTGGCACCACCGGCATCAGCTCATGGCAATAAGCCCTACACTATCCAGTCGGGCGGATGTGGCCAGCCAGGAGAGTACATCCATTTCACTCCCGACTATCTCCGCACTCTTACAGATCCTAACACGGCTGTTTTCGGCCCACCAG AAAAGGTGTTTGTTCACGAGTGGTCCCATTTACGTTACGGCGTGTTTGATGAGTATGGTCATCAAAACGATAAGAAGTACCCCTTGTTCTACAAACCGCCGAATTCTGAAGAAATCCAACCAAATTTGTGCACCAATAAACCACCCATTTTCACCACCAT GGATGTTGTTACTCAAGGACCGTGCCGAATTGACCCAACCACTGGTGTTTACGATAATAATTGCGTTTACAATCTTCAACCTAAATTTTTACCGGATTCGTCCCTCATGTCTAATTACTCGATTGATTCG GTAGTGGATTTCTGTGAGGACGATCAGGACCTGGCTCACGTTTTTACAGCCCCAAACAAACACAACGCCATGTGCGGATCGTATAGCGTCTGGACCGTCATCACAAGACATCCGGATTTCGCCATGAacaa CAATCCACCGAGCGATGTACTCTTCTTGGAACCCACGTTCCAGATTGTACGGTCCACCGGTTCGCGATTTGTTCTCGTCGCCGACACGTCGGGCAGCATGAACGATTAC AATCGAATCGTTAGATTATACGAATCTTCCCGGCGTTGGATCAAATACGACATTTCCGATGGCAGTCAACTTGGCATGGTTCAATTTGC AACCAAAGCGAAGATAATTAGTTCAATGGTCGAAATTAAAGGTGACGCAAGTCGCGAGGCGCTTATCGCCCGGTTACCTGTCAACGCGGTTGGCGGAACTTGTATCGGGTGTGGCTTGCAAAAAGCCTTGGAA cttctTAGACCAGGAGGTCCAGGTGGTGTTATCTTACTTTTAACTGACGGAGAGGAAACGGACAGGCCGTTCATTTACGAAGTTCTATCAGAAGTGGTCCGGTCGGGCGCTAGAGTCGTTTCCATCGCTTTCGG GAGGTCGGCCGAAGATAAAATTGAGGAACTAGCGGACAAGACTAACGGCAAGAGTTACTTTATCGATGATAATGATTCCAGCCAAGGATTGAACGATGCCTTTGTTGGATCCCTCACATATCAACCGGCCGTGTCTACCGATCAGATCGTCGTCTTG cTATTCAAGCGGCAGTACCAGAATGTGACGGGTGGGATAATCAACGAAAATTTCTCCGTTGACTCGACAGTTGGCCGCAATTTCGTTTTCCGCATTGATTACACGCAGAAAAACTATCTGAGATCGTTCAGTTTGAAGTCGCCTAGCGGAACTGTTTACACCCAACTCGTGTACGACGACGTGGTGAAGGTTGCCATGCTCAAACTATCCGAGGCTGAA GTAGGAAAATGGGACTTCACTTTGACGGTGAGTAGTTCCACCGTGGACGCATTGGCTGTTCACGTTACGTCGCAGACTAGGTCGACAACAACGGCACCAATAACAACTGAATGTTACGTCCCTGCCG GAAATACGCTCAACAATACCAACGCGAGTCCAGTGAGGATTTTAGCTAAGGTGATGCAAGATGCCAATCCCGTAGTTCGGGCCAAAGTCAA gGCGCATATTGAAATGCCTTCCGGTCCGTctcaaatttttgaattgtttgATAATGGAGCGTCGGCAGACACGGTCGCCGATGATGGCATTTATTCTCGTTACTTTGTCGGTGCCACGTCTGGCGGACGTTACACGGTCGAATGCGAAGTCTGGGACGATGGTTCAGCGTACGTCAACGATGGAACGTTCGTccgaaatcgaaaaaaaagatCGGCCACACCTAAAATGACGGGATCGTTCACGCGAATGGCAAGCGGTGGCTCCTTCAAG ATTGCTCAATCAGTGCCAGTTGATGCGGATATCTATCCACCCTCAAGAATAACTGATTTGTTCGTCGTGGAAGTACAAACGAATCCCGGCCACACGGCCACCATCCAATTTACGGCGCCCGGTGAAGATTTGGATTCTGGAACAG CCGCAAGTTACGAAATTCGATATTCGCCGGTGTTTGACGACCTCCGTGGAACAAATTTCGGTTCGGCCAATAATTCAACACTCGTCCAACAAGAGCACGTCGTGAACGGCTCGTTGCAACCGATGGTCTCAGGATCGCGACAGACCATCACGTTCGTTATGACGATGAAAAACGAAGAAACGAGGACGTACTACATCGCTTTGAGGGCGATCGATCGCAGCGGACAGGTCGCTTTGCCGTCCAACATTGTGTCCGCTCAATTCCCGCTGGACGAGCCGGCGTCGGGCCTGTCGACGAAAGCCATCATTGGCATCATCGTGGGAAGTTTACTCGGTGTTCTACTGATTGCTGCAATCGCCTATTTAATCCACAAGAAGAAATACCTGTCATACGAAGCGGCCGACACCCGGTCCAAAACTTAG
- the LOC116931416 gene encoding calcium-activated chloride channel regulator 4A isoform X1, translating to MITRFCVFIALIILTLILNVGPAHSTSISLNKNAYSNIVVAISPNVPNTWSETILQNIQLMIRRASSVLYRATKKRAYFKDVRILVPESWSNVRSNLSTWETYSEADVRVAPPASAHGNKPYTIQSGGCGQPGEYIHFTPDYLRTLTDPNTAVFGPPEKVFVHEWSHLRYGVFDEYGHQNDKKYPLFYKPPNSEEIQPNLCTNKPPIFTTMDVVTQGPCRIDPTTGVYDNNCVYNLQPKFLPDSSLMSNYSIDSVVDFCEDDQDLAHVFTAPNKHNAMCGSYSVWTVITRHPDFAMNNNPPSDVLFLEPTFQIVRSTGSRFVLVADTSGSMNDYNRIVRLYESSRRWIKYDISDGSQLGMVQFATKAKIISSMVEIKGDASREALIARLPVNAVGGTCIGCGLQKALELLRPGGPGGVILLLTDGEETDRPFIYEVLSEVVRSGARVVSIAFGRSAEDKIEELADKTNGKSYFIDDNDSSQGLNDAFVGSLTYQPAVSTDQIVVLLFKRQYQNVTGGIINENFSVDSTVGRNFVFRIDYTQKNYLRSFSLKSPSGTVYTQLVYDDVVKVAMLKLSEAEVGKWDFTLTVSSSTVDALAVHVTSQTRSTTTAPITTECYVPAGNTLNNTNASPVRILAKVMQDANPVVRAKVKAHIEMPSGPSQIFELFDNGASADTVADDGIYSRYFVGATSGGRYTVECEVWDDGSAYVNDGTFVRNRKKRSATPKMTGSFTRMASGGSFKIAQSVPVDADIYPPSRITDLFVVEVQTNPGHTATIQFTAPGEDLDSGTAASYEIRYSPVFDDLRGTNFGSANNSTLVQQEHVVNGSLQPMVSGSRQTITFVMTMKNEETRTYYIALRAIDRSGQVALPSNIVSAQFPLDEPASGLSTKAIIGIIVGSLLGVLLIAAIAYLIHKKKYLSYEAADTRSKT from the exons ttgATGATACGTAGGGCCTCGAGTGTTTTGTACCGAGCTACGAAGAAACGAGCCTATTTCAAAGATGTTCGTATCCTCGTACCCGAATCTTGGAGCAACGTTCGATCTAATCTCAGCACATGGGAGACGTACTCC GAGGCTGATGTGCGAGTGGCACCACCGGCATCAGCTCATGGCAATAAGCCCTACACTATCCAGTCGGGCGGATGTGGCCAGCCAGGAGAGTACATCCATTTCACTCCCGACTATCTCCGCACTCTTACAGATCCTAACACGGCTGTTTTCGGCCCACCAG AAAAGGTGTTTGTTCACGAGTGGTCCCATTTACGTTACGGCGTGTTTGATGAGTATGGTCATCAAAACGATAAGAAGTACCCCTTGTTCTACAAACCGCCGAATTCTGAAGAAATCCAACCAAATTTGTGCACCAATAAACCACCCATTTTCACCACCAT GGATGTTGTTACTCAAGGACCGTGCCGAATTGACCCAACCACTGGTGTTTACGATAATAATTGCGTTTACAATCTTCAACCTAAATTTTTACCGGATTCGTCCCTCATGTCTAATTACTCGATTGATTCG GTAGTGGATTTCTGTGAGGACGATCAGGACCTGGCTCACGTTTTTACAGCCCCAAACAAACACAACGCCATGTGCGGATCGTATAGCGTCTGGACCGTCATCACAAGACATCCGGATTTCGCCATGAacaa CAATCCACCGAGCGATGTACTCTTCTTGGAACCCACGTTCCAGATTGTACGGTCCACCGGTTCGCGATTTGTTCTCGTCGCCGACACGTCGGGCAGCATGAACGATTAC AATCGAATCGTTAGATTATACGAATCTTCCCGGCGTTGGATCAAATACGACATTTCCGATGGCAGTCAACTTGGCATGGTTCAATTTGC AACCAAAGCGAAGATAATTAGTTCAATGGTCGAAATTAAAGGTGACGCAAGTCGCGAGGCGCTTATCGCCCGGTTACCTGTCAACGCGGTTGGCGGAACTTGTATCGGGTGTGGCTTGCAAAAAGCCTTGGAA cttctTAGACCAGGAGGTCCAGGTGGTGTTATCTTACTTTTAACTGACGGAGAGGAAACGGACAGGCCGTTCATTTACGAAGTTCTATCAGAAGTGGTCCGGTCGGGCGCTAGAGTCGTTTCCATCGCTTTCGG GAGGTCGGCCGAAGATAAAATTGAGGAACTAGCGGACAAGACTAACGGCAAGAGTTACTTTATCGATGATAATGATTCCAGCCAAGGATTGAACGATGCCTTTGTTGGATCCCTCACATATCAACCGGCCGTGTCTACCGATCAGATCGTCGTCTTG cTATTCAAGCGGCAGTACCAGAATGTGACGGGTGGGATAATCAACGAAAATTTCTCCGTTGACTCGACAGTTGGCCGCAATTTCGTTTTCCGCATTGATTACACGCAGAAAAACTATCTGAGATCGTTCAGTTTGAAGTCGCCTAGCGGAACTGTTTACACCCAACTCGTGTACGACGACGTGGTGAAGGTTGCCATGCTCAAACTATCCGAGGCTGAA GTAGGAAAATGGGACTTCACTTTGACGGTGAGTAGTTCCACCGTGGACGCATTGGCTGTTCACGTTACGTCGCAGACTAGGTCGACAACAACGGCACCAATAACAACTGAATGTTACGTCCCTGCCG GAAATACGCTCAACAATACCAACGCGAGTCCAGTGAGGATTTTAGCTAAGGTGATGCAAGATGCCAATCCCGTAGTTCGGGCCAAAGTCAA gGCGCATATTGAAATGCCTTCCGGTCCGTctcaaatttttgaattgtttgATAATGGAGCGTCGGCAGACACGGTCGCCGATGATGGCATTTATTCTCGTTACTTTGTCGGTGCCACGTCTGGCGGACGTTACACGGTCGAATGCGAAGTCTGGGACGATGGTTCAGCGTACGTCAACGATGGAACGTTCGTccgaaatcgaaaaaaaagatCGGCCACACCTAAAATGACGGGATCGTTCACGCGAATGGCAAGCGGTGGCTCCTTCAAG ATTGCTCAATCAGTGCCAGTTGATGCGGATATCTATCCACCCTCAAGAATAACTGATTTGTTCGTCGTGGAAGTACAAACGAATCCCGGCCACACGGCCACCATCCAATTTACGGCGCCCGGTGAAGATTTGGATTCTGGAACAG CCGCAAGTTACGAAATTCGATATTCGCCGGTGTTTGACGACCTCCGTGGAACAAATTTCGGTTCGGCCAATAATTCAACACTCGTCCAACAAGAGCACGTCGTGAACGGCTCGTTGCAACCGATGGTCTCAGGATCGCGACAGACCATCACGTTCGTTATGACGATGAAAAACGAAGAAACGAGGACGTACTACATCGCTTTGAGGGCGATCGATCGCAGCGGACAGGTCGCTTTGCCGTCCAACATTGTGTCCGCTCAATTCCCGCTGGACGAGCCGGCGTCGGGCCTGTCGACGAAAGCCATCATTGGCATCATCGTGGGAAGTTTACTCGGTGTTCTACTGATTGCTGCAATCGCCTATTTAATCCACAAGAAGAAATACCTGTCATACGAAGCGGCCGACACCCGGTCCAAAACTTAG